From a single Nicotiana tomentosiformis chromosome 2, ASM39032v3, whole genome shotgun sequence genomic region:
- the LOC138904314 gene encoding uncharacterized protein — MTPLPVTIPFSQKMKREKLDSQFAKILEILKQIHINIPFTDTLLQMSSYAKFLKEILSRKRKLEDVYVVMLTEKCSAILQNKLPQKLGDPSSFTIPCTLGGIYFEKALCDSGASINLMPFSLGDLKDLGVSLQFADQSTKKPKEIIENVLVRVDKFVFPVDFIVLEMKECHDELIILGRPFLATGREIIDVHQGQLILRVDEKRVIFDMQKILRFFRDESSSSCFSIDTISYLTDEVRDDQLTPDSMERCFAKSGTIQDDDPTIRREAEILEKDYED, encoded by the coding sequence ATGACACCTCTCCCTGTGACAATTCCTTTTTCacaaaaaatgaaaagagaaaagcTTGATAGTCAATTTGCAAAAATTTTAGAGATTTTAAAACAGATTCACATTAATATTCCTTTTACTGATACTTTGTTGCAAATGTCTTCTTACGCCAAATTCCTGAAAGAAATTTTATCAAGAAAAAGGAAATTAGAAGATGTTTATGTGGTAATGCTAACTGAAAAATGTAGTGCTATACTTCAAAATAAGCTACCTCAAAAACTGGGTGACCCAAGCagttttacaattccatgcactttAGGAGGAATATATTTTGAAAAAGCACTCTGCGATTCTGGAGCTTCAATAAACTTGATGCCATTTTCTCTTGGTGACTTGAAAGATCTTGGTGTCTCTCTTCAATTTGCAGATCAGAGTACTAAGAAACCTAAGGAAATAATTGAAAATGTACTTGTGAGAGTAGATAAATTTGTTtttcctgtagatttcatagtgCTTGAAATGAAGGAGTGCCATGATGAACTAATTATTTTGGGTAGACCATTTCTTGCTACAGGTAGAGAAATTATAGATGTCCATCAAGGACAACTAATTCTAAGAGTTGATGAAAAAAGGGTCATTTTTGACATGCAAAAGATACTAAGATTTTTCAGAGATGAATCATCATCTTCATGCTTTTCAATTGACACGATTAGTTATCTTACAGATGAAGTTAGAGACGATCAATTAACTCCAGACTCAATGGAAAGATGCTTTGCCAAATCAGGCACCATACAAGATGATGATCCCACCATCAGAAGAGAGGCTGAAATATTAGAAAAGGATTATGAGGATTAG